From Quercus lobata isolate SW786 chromosome 1, ValleyOak3.0 Primary Assembly, whole genome shotgun sequence, one genomic window encodes:
- the LOC115972416 gene encoding phytanoyl-CoA dioxygenase, which yields MGIIGNLSSDQLHSFNSQGFIVLESFASPEEIDAMMKRMEQLLHEFDCSSTSIFSTKNQQQSTDNYFFESAENVSFFFEEKAFGDDGNLRQPKELSINKVGHALHEIEPAFKKFSSSEKFSSLMFSLGYKRPVIIQSMYIFKQPGIGGEVVPHQDNSFLYTEPPTCTGLWLALEDATITNGCIWAIPGSQKNGLVRRMIRGEEGVSFDRPLPMYDQKDFVPIEVKAGSMVVIHGDLIHQSFENQSPKSRHAYSLHVVDTDGCKWAPDNWIRRKVEPEPLYVS from the exons ATGGGAATCATCGGAAACCTCAGTTCCGACCAGCTCCACTCCTTCAACTCACAAG GTTTTATTGTGCTTGAATCGTTTGCGAGCCCCGAAGAAATCGATGCCATGATGAAGAGAATGGAGCAGTTGTTACATGAGTTTGATTGCTCCTCCACCTCAATTTTCTCTACCAAAAACCAG CAACAGTCGACCGACAATTACTTCTTTGAAAGTGCTGAGAATGTTTCGTTTTTCTTTGAGG AGAAAGCTTTTGGGGATGATGGAAACTTAAGGCAACCAAAAGAACTTTCCATCAATAAAGTTGGCCATG CGTTGCATGAGATTGAACCAGCCTTTAAAAAATTCTCCAGCTCTGAGAAATTTTCTAGTTTGATGTTCTCCCTGGGTTACAAGAGACCAGTGATCATTCAGTCCATGTACATTTTTAAG CAACCGGGTATTGGAGGCGAAGTAGTGCCACACCAGGATAACTCATTTCTTTATACTGAACCACCAACATGTACCGGGCTGTGGCTTGCACTTGAAGATGCAACAATAACGAATGGTTGCATTTGGGCTATTCCTGGGtctcaaaaaa ATGGGCTTGTTAGAAGGATGATTAGAGGTGAAGAGGGGGTTTCCTTTGACCGGCCTTTGCCGATGTATGACCAGAAAGATTTTGTGCCTATTGAAGTGAAAGCTGGGTCTATGGTTGTGATTCATGGGGATCTTATTCATCAAAG TTTTGAGAATCAGTCCCCAAAATCAAGGCACGCCTACAGCTTGCATGTGGTGGATACTGATGGCTGCAAATGGGCCCCAGATAATTG gATCAGAAGAAAAGTGGAGCCAGAGCCCCTCTATGTATCTTAA
- the LOC115976930 gene encoding WUSCHEL-related homeobox 1-like — protein MGCGDGKEFNVSNSFTGLKLRPLIPKPMSVSPILTPLYCDSTHYTNLCSLNHHPAYVTQQIETNFNTKPLASSRWNPTPEQILVLQELYQHGTRTPTADQIQQIAAYLRRFGKIEGKNVFYWFQNHKARERQKRRRELASHLQVQQHDCKSLVKKEPVMRRKVYKVEQAKKWAPLLNCRRLIEESALMHRAATAEKISLGWIQFEGRVSQKSRTVERQATSQDKEMAHDLSLREAFPDPEDQRREFKTLKLFPLYGDDQCDCDSNIGVTEEDIKLVPNKTRDNELAPSQYFEFLPLKK, from the exons ATGGGTTGTGGTGATGGTAAAGAGTTTAACGTGTCTAACTCATTCACTGGTCTTAAACTTCGACCCCTTATTCCAAAGCCTATGTCAGTCAGTCCAATATTAACCCCTCTTTACTGTGATTCCACTCATTACACCAATCTTTGCTCACTGAATCACCATCCAG CTTATGTAACTCAACAAATTGAGAcaaattttaacacaaaacCGCTGGCAAGTTCACGGTGGAATCCAACTCCGGAGCAGATACTAGTCCTTCAAGAGTTGTATCAACATGGAACACGAACTCCAACAGCTGATCAGATCCAACAGATTGCAGCATATCTTCGAAGGTTTGGTAAGATTGAAGGGAAGAATGTTTTCTACTGGTTTCAAAATCACAAAGCGAGAGAGAGGCAGAAACGCCGGCGTGAACTGGCTTCACACTTACAAGTGCAACAACATGATTGTAAAAGTCTAGTTAAGAAAGAACCAG TGATGAGGAGGAAAGTTTATAAAGTTGAGCAGGCAAAGAAGTGGGCACCTCTTTTAAACTGCAGAAGACTTATAGAG GAATCTGCTTTGATGCATAGAGCAGCAACAGCAGAGAAAATATCACTTGGGTGGATTCAATTTGAGGGGAGAGTATCACAAAAGAGTAGAACAGTAGAAAGGCAAGCTACGAGTCAAGATAAGGAGATGGCTCATGATTTGTCATTAAGGGAAGCTTTCCCCGACCCTGAGGATCAAAGAAGAGAGTTTAAAACCCTTAAACTCTTTCCATTATATGGTGATGATCAATGTGATTGTGATTCCAATATTGGTGTCACAGAAGAGGACATCAAACTAGTGCCTAACAAAACTAGGGACAACGAGCTTGCTCCAAGCCAGTACTTTGAATTTCTGCCTCTGAAGAAATAA